Proteins encoded by one window of Glycine soja cultivar W05 chromosome 15, ASM419377v2, whole genome shotgun sequence:
- the LOC114385705 gene encoding TPR-containing protein DDB_G0280363-like has protein sequence MRTLLAVLLFFFMMTVTMLHVGAVIVEHEPKTKTKRNLLSETSLGRKGMGTETNNQQTMKVSASNANTNTADSVSNSKAKKNDDNNGGDNDKNDSSQNYGSGPVLNSHHYFHIRTPPIHG, from the coding sequence ATGAGGACCTTACTTGCAGTactcttgtttttcttcatgATGACGGTGACCATGCTGCATGTTGGTGCAGTCATCGTGGAGCATGAGCCAAAAACAAAGACAAAGCGCAATCTACTGAGCGAAACTTCTCTTGGACGAAAGGGCATGGGAACCGAGACAAATAACCAACAAACCATGAAGGTTTCTGCAAGTAATGCAAATACCAACACTGCTGATTCTGTCAGCAATAGCAAAGCGAAAAAGAACGACGACAACAATGGTGGCGACAACGACAAAAATGATAGCTCTCAGAACTACGGTTCAGGACCTGTCCTTAACAGCCACCACTATTTCCATATTCGCACTCCACCCATTCACGGCTAG